Below is a window of Pseudomonas sp. B21-040 DNA.
AGCAGGTTGCGCAACGCAGCAATCGACAACACGGCGGGCATCTGCACCGGCGCAGTGGAGAATGTGCTCGGCATCTGCAGTCTGATGCGTTGGTGATCACCGCTGGCCGCATCCTGAATCGCCAGTTTCGCCACTTGCTCGGCGCTGCACTGCACACCGTCGTCAAACGACAGGCTGCCCTCGACCCGCGCCAGCAACAGCAATTGTTCAAGGGTGCGGTGCATGCGGTCAGCGCCCTCTTCGGCCCGGGCAAGTGATTGATCCCGAGACGCGCCGTCGGTCATGCGCGCCACTTGCAGGTGGGTCTTGATGGCGGTCAGCGGGCTGCGCAGTTCGTGCGCCGCGTCGCCGGTCAGGCGTCTTTCGCGCTCGATGGTCTTGCCGATGCGCTGCAACAGCTGATTCTGGGTTTCCAGCAGCGGTTGCAGTTCACTCGGCAGCGGCTGGATCTGCAAGGGTTCAAGGGAGTCGGCGCTGCGGCGCATCAAGGCATCGCGCATCCGGTTGAGCGGCGCCAGACCTTGTCCGATACCGAGCCACAACAGGCACAGACAACCGAGCAACGCCACCCCGACAGGCACCGACGCCGCCAGCAGAATCGACATGTTCAATGCCTCGCGCTCGATTTGCCGGTCGGCCGTGGTAATGCGCAGGTCACCCCGGGCCAACGTGAAACTGCGCCACGGCGCACCATCAATCATCTGATCGTGGAAACCCATTTTCTCGGCTTCCAGTTTTTGTTCGGGATCGCTGTGACTGCGAGCGAGAATTTCCCCACGCAATGAACTGACCTGACAGGCCATGCCACCAGGAATGTTCAGTTGTTCCGCACTGAAATGGGTGCCCTCGCCTTTGCTCGGCAATGCCGGCAATTGTTCCAGCAACCCGGCGACCATCCGCGCTGAAGCCACCAGCCGCTGGTCGAGGGAAAACATCATTTGGTTACGCAAGTCGCTGAGCATCCAGGCTGCCGCCAGGGCCCAGATCAAGGCAAAAGCGGCGCCAAGAGTCAGGCTCAGGCGCAAACGCAGGCTCATCACTTCGACTGTTCTCCGCCATCAGCCGGCCCCAGGCGATAGCCCAGGCCGCGCACGGTTTCGACGATGCCGTTGCCGAGTTTGCGCCGCAGGTGATGGATGTGCACGTTGAGGGCGTTACTTTCCAGTTCGTCGTTGAAACCGTAGACGCTGTCCTTGAGTTGCTCGGTGGAGAGCACGCGCCCGCGGTTATGCAGCAAGGCCTGCAATAACGCCTGCTCGCGGCGCGACAGGTCCACCGGTTGACCGCCGAGCAAGGTTTCGCGACTGCTGGGGTCGTACGTCAGGCGACCGTGCTCGATCAAGTTGACACTGCGCCCCGCCACGCGTCGCAACAAGGTGTGCAGGCGCGCGGCAAGCTCACGCAGATCGAAAGGTTTAAGCAGGTAATCATCCGCACCGGCTTGCAAGCCATCGACGCGATCCATTACTGAATCGCGCGCGGTGAGAATCAGCACCGGAATCTCCAGGCCATTGTGACGCAGCTGTTGTAGCAGCTTGAGGCCATCCTCATCGGGAAGACCGAGGTCGAGCACCATGACGTCAAACTCCGCGACCTTGAGCATCGCTCGCGCCGACGACGCGGTGGCGACGTGCTCGACCGTCAGGCCCTGTGCGGTGAGCCCGGCAACAATGCCGCTGGCAATCAGCTCATCGTCTTCACAAACCAGTACGTGCATGGGAGCCCCGCAGAAAAAAGGTGATTAAGCCGTTGGCCGATTAAGCGGACATTATGCCGCAAGCACCATGACAACAAGGCCGGCACGGTTAATCACTGGTTAATCGCCACCTCCCATTGTGCACCTCACCTGCACAGGGATAAGGCTTACCCATGCGTCGTCTGTTTCTATTTTTTGTCCTCTTGATCTCGGGTCTGGCCCAGGCAGGGACCAATCCGTTCGATACCAAACCTGAATTTCTGCCGGTGGAAAAGGCGTTCGCTTTCACCTCTGAACGCCTTGAGACGGGTGAGACCCAGCTCTATTGGCAGATCACGGACGGTTATTACCTTTATCAGAAGCGCCTCAAATTCGACGGCTTGCCTGCTGAGCAGCACCCCGTGCTACCTGAAGGCGAAGCGCACAGTGATGAGTTCTTTGGCGAACAACAGGTTTACCGCCAGGGCCTGGAACTGAAGATCCCGGCCGGCGCGACCGGTCAGATCAAAGTCGGTTTCCAGGGCTGTGCCTATGCAGGCTTGTGTTACCCGCCGCAAACGCAGGTGGTGGATTTGGGCGGCAACGTCACGGTTGCCGCAAACGAAGCACCGGATCAAGCCTTGGCCAGCGACCTGCAACAGCGGGCACTGGGCTGGAGTTTGCTGGTGTTTTTCGGTTTGGGGCTGTTGCTGGCGTTCACCCCTTGCTCGTTGCCGATGCTGCCTATCCTGGCTGGTTTGATTGTGGGCAGCGGCGCCACCTCTAAACGTGGTTTTGCCCTGGCGGGCAGCTATGTGGTCAGCATGGCGCTGGTGTATGCGGCGATGGGCGTATTGGCCGCACTGCTCGGTGCGAACGTGCAAGCGTTGCTGCAAAACCCGTGGCTGCTGGGCAGTTTCGCGGCGGTGTTCGTGTTGCTGGCATTGCCGATGTTCGGTTTCTTCGAACTGCAACTGCCGGTGGCCGTGCGCGACCGCCTGGAAAATGTTTCACGCAATCAGCGTGGCGGCAGTCTGGTCGGTGCCGGTGCACTGGGCGCCTTGTCTGGTCTGCTGGTGGGGCCGTGCATGACCGCGCCGTTGGCCGGCGCCCTGCTCTATATCGCGCAAAGTGGTAATGCACTGCATGGCGGACTGATTCTGTTTGCCATGGGCATCGGCATCGGTGTGCCACTGCTGTTGCTGGTGACGATCGGCAACCGCTTCCTGCCCAAACCGGGCGCCTGGATGAACCTGCTCAAAGGCGTGTTTGGTTTCCTGTTCCTCGCCAC
It encodes the following:
- a CDS encoding ATP-binding protein, encoding MMSLRLRLSLTLGAAFALIWALAAAWMLSDLRNQMMFSLDQRLVASARMVAGLLEQLPALPSKGEGTHFSAEQLNIPGGMACQVSSLRGEILARSHSDPEQKLEAEKMGFHDQMIDGAPWRSFTLARGDLRITTADRQIEREALNMSILLAASVPVGVALLGCLCLLWLGIGQGLAPLNRMRDALMRRSADSLEPLQIQPLPSELQPLLETQNQLLQRIGKTIERERRLTGDAAHELRSPLTAIKTHLQVARMTDGASRDQSLARAEEGADRMHRTLEQLLLLARVEGSLSFDDGVQCSAEQVAKLAIQDAASGDHQRIRLQMPSTFSTAPVQMPAVLSIAALRNLLDNALRHTPGDGAVELSLETTGNRVRFLVRDHGPGIAEEDLQHLTQRFWRNGQSTGCGLGLAIVQAIVQRCGCTLHFNSQPDGLRVELTMPLQSI
- a CDS encoding response regulator, with the translated sequence MHVLVCEDDELIASGIVAGLTAQGLTVEHVATASSARAMLKVAEFDVMVLDLGLPDEDGLKLLQQLRHNGLEIPVLILTARDSVMDRVDGLQAGADDYLLKPFDLRELAARLHTLLRRVAGRSVNLIEHGRLTYDPSSRETLLGGQPVDLSRREQALLQALLHNRGRVLSTEQLKDSVYGFNDELESNALNVHIHHLRRKLGNGIVETVRGLGYRLGPADGGEQSK
- the dsbD gene encoding protein-disulfide reductase DsbD yields the protein MRRLFLFFVLLISGLAQAGTNPFDTKPEFLPVEKAFAFTSERLETGETQLYWQITDGYYLYQKRLKFDGLPAEQHPVLPEGEAHSDEFFGEQQVYRQGLELKIPAGATGQIKVGFQGCAYAGLCYPPQTQVVDLGGNVTVAANEAPDQALASDLQQRALGWSLLVFFGLGLLLAFTPCSLPMLPILAGLIVGSGATSKRGFALAGSYVVSMALVYAAMGVLAALLGANVQALLQNPWLLGSFAAVFVLLALPMFGFFELQLPVAVRDRLENVSRNQRGGSLVGAGALGALSGLLVGPCMTAPLAGALLYIAQSGNALHGGLILFAMGIGIGVPLLLLVTIGNRFLPKPGAWMNLLKGVFGFLFLATALLMLRPVLDQSLWIGLCGALLLIAAYSAWRQSGGFGRTAQVFGAGSLLLGLWGSLLMIGAAGGSDDLFQPLQVYRGSNTASASTSTGHEAFTTIKDPNALQQELDAARAQGQWVLLDYYADWCTSCKVMEKQVFGKAHVMQALSDVRLLRLDVTADNAASRELLGRYKVPGPPSFLWIGADGEERRSQRITGEVDADTFLQRWTTTRDAR